A single Pedobacter sp. PACM 27299 DNA region contains:
- the nuoH gene encoding NADH-quinone oxidoreductase subunit NuoH has product MDIAFVIEKFVLVAIIFGISLVIAMYSTYAERKVAAFLQDRLGPDRAGPFGILQPLADGVKMFMKEEIIPTNASKWLFMVGPGLSMLTACIGTAVIPWGSAMTIGDRVIPLQVTDINVGVLYIFGVVSLGVYGVMIGGWASNNKYSLLSAIRAASQNISYEIAMGLSIIGLLLVTNSMSLGEIVANQHGWRWNVLYQPLGFLLFMICSFAETNRAPFDLPECETELIGGYHTEYSSMKLGFYLFAEYINMFVSAAVMASLYFGGYNYPGMDWVLVQAGPVIAPLIGVGVFFLKIFAFIFFFMWVRWTIPRFRYDQLMHLGWKVLIPLAIANIIITSIVIAIIEKF; this is encoded by the coding sequence ATGGATATAGCTTTTGTAATAGAAAAATTTGTACTGGTAGCGATTATATTCGGTATAAGTTTAGTGATAGCCATGTATTCCACTTATGCAGAAAGGAAAGTGGCTGCATTTCTACAGGATAGGTTAGGACCAGACAGAGCAGGTCCATTTGGAATTCTTCAGCCACTGGCTGATGGGGTTAAAATGTTCATGAAAGAGGAAATCATTCCTACAAACGCCAGTAAATGGTTGTTTATGGTAGGACCTGGTTTATCAATGTTAACCGCTTGTATCGGAACTGCAGTGATTCCTTGGGGAAGCGCAATGACGATCGGTGATCGCGTGATTCCTCTGCAGGTAACAGACATTAACGTTGGTGTGCTTTATATTTTCGGGGTAGTTTCTCTGGGTGTATATGGCGTTATGATTGGTGGTTGGGCATCCAACAACAAATACTCTTTATTAAGTGCGATTCGTGCAGCATCACAAAATATCAGTTATGAGATTGCAATGGGTTTATCCATTATCGGCTTATTATTGGTGACCAACTCTATGAGTTTGGGCGAAATTGTTGCCAATCAACACGGATGGCGCTGGAACGTATTGTACCAGCCTTTAGGTTTCCTATTGTTCATGATCTGCTCTTTTGCAGAGACGAACAGGGCACCTTTCGATTTACCGGAATGTGAGACCGAGCTGATCGGTGGTTACCACACAGAATATTCGTCCATGAAATTAGGTTTCTACCTGTTCGCAGAATACATCAATATGTTTGTTTCTGCAGCGGTAATGGCTAGTTTATACTTTGGTGGTTACAACTACCCAGGAATGGATTGGGTACTGGTACAAGCAGGACCAGTGATTGCTCCTCTAATCGGAGTGGGTGTTTTCTTCCTTAAAATCTTTGCTTTCATCTTCTTCTTCATGTGGGTACGCTGGACGATTCCTCGCTTCCGTTATGATCAGCTGATGCACTTAGGTTGGAAGGTCTTGATTCCTTTGGCCATTGCGAATATCATCATCACAAGTATTGTGATTGCTATAATTGAAAAGTTTTAA
- a CDS encoding NADH-quinone oxidoreductase subunit J family protein — MGTSVFYFVATLSVIFSLMVIFSKNPVHSVLYLIVTFFTLTVHYILLNAQFLAVVNFIVYMGAIMVLFLFVLMLLNLNKDNEPLKSNLVKVVGVIAGCCLVVTIIGSLKATAISDPVLLKNPNLGLVKNLGKELFGPYMLPFELSSILLLTAMVGAVLLTKKEKA, encoded by the coding sequence ATGGGTACATCGGTATTCTATTTTGTAGCAACATTAAGCGTCATCTTTTCACTGATGGTTATCTTTTCTAAGAACCCGGTGCATAGCGTGCTTTACTTAATTGTTACTTTCTTTACATTAACGGTTCATTATATTCTATTGAATGCGCAGTTTCTGGCAGTCGTGAATTTTATCGTTTACATGGGGGCCATCATGGTGCTCTTCCTCTTTGTGCTGATGCTGCTCAACCTGAATAAGGACAATGAGCCGCTAAAATCGAATTTGGTTAAGGTGGTAGGCGTAATTGCAGGATGTTGTCTAGTAGTCACCATCATCGGTTCTTTAAAAGCAACAGCGATTTCTGATCCGGTATTATTGAAAAACCCTAATCTTGGATTGGTGAAGAATTTAGGTAAGGAATTATTTGGTCCTTATATGTTGCCTTTTGAGCTGTCCTCGATTCTATTGCTAACCGCAATGGTAGGTGCAGTATTGTTAACTAAAAAAGAAAAAGCATAG
- a CDS encoding NuoI/complex I 23 kDa subunit family protein, with product MEPLTSKKKVLEKKPLTFAERMYLPAITKGLAITISHFFKKQATIRYPEEQREFSTNFRGMHSLKRDEEGKERCTACGLCALSCPAEAITMIASERKPEEKDLYREEKYASVYEINMLRCIFCGLCEEACPKEAIYLDGPIVPSDYLRKDFIYGKDKLVEAPLEKK from the coding sequence ATGGAACCATTAACCAGTAAAAAGAAAGTATTAGAGAAAAAGCCCCTTACGTTTGCAGAACGCATGTATTTGCCTGCAATCACTAAAGGCTTAGCTATTACCATCAGTCACTTTTTTAAGAAACAAGCGACGATCAGATACCCGGAAGAGCAAAGAGAGTTTTCTACGAACTTCAGGGGAATGCACTCTTTGAAAAGAGATGAAGAAGGTAAAGAACGCTGCACGGCCTGTGGCCTTTGTGCATTATCTTGCCCTGCTGAAGCGATCACTATGATTGCCTCAGAACGTAAACCGGAAGAGAAAGACCTTTACCGTGAGGAAAAATACGCCTCAGTATATGAGATCAACATGTTACGTTGTATCTTCTGCGGATTGTGCGAAGAAGCCTGTCCAAAAGAAGCCATCTATTTAGACGGTCCGATTGTCCCTTCAGATTACCTGCGTAAAGATTTTATTTACGGCAAGGATAAATTGGTAGAGGCACCATTAGAGAAGAAATAA
- the nuoK gene encoding NADH-quinone oxidoreductase subunit NuoK — MENITQGLQGVPLNHYIWLSAIIFTIGVIGVLTRRNAIVIFMSVELMLNAVNLLLTAFSVHNNDPSGQVFVFFIMVLAAAEVAVGLSIIVMVYRNTQSIDINVLNRLKW; from the coding sequence ATGGAAAACATAACTCAGGGATTGCAGGGAGTACCACTTAACCACTACATCTGGCTAAGTGCGATTATTTTCACCATTGGTGTAATTGGGGTATTGACCCGTAGAAACGCCATCGTCATTTTTATGTCGGTAGAATTAATGCTGAATGCAGTAAATTTACTGCTGACCGCATTTTCGGTACATAACAATGATCCGTCAGGACAAGTATTCGTCTTCTTTATCATGGTACTCGCCGCCGCAGAAGTTGCAGTAGGACTAAGTATCATCGTAATGGTATACAGAAATACTCAATCTATAGATATAAATGTGTTGAATCGCCTTAAGTGGTAA